A DNA window from Sediminitomix flava contains the following coding sequences:
- a CDS encoding potassium channel family protein: MNYSSLRKIVWIYQWRYSIYLFSFLWMLFGDLLTPNDYDSFADALYLFQNITISAILFIKRSKFERTLVVVLILLAFVSRFEELFIAHRMSFVFPLTYLFYFFLVSNRIYMDILRLRMVDIDLISAVFCGFILMGVLGAIIFMSIDNAATAFDGIDNQFFPDFLYFSFITLLTIGYGDISPATDVSRRLVVLFGLIGNFYTVFVTAIVIGKYQSQSSLRRRRKRRRKRK; the protein is encoded by the coding sequence ATGAATTATTCAAGCCTGCGCAAAATAGTATGGATTTATCAATGGAGGTATTCCATCTATCTTTTTAGTTTCTTGTGGATGCTCTTTGGCGATTTACTGACGCCGAATGATTATGACAGTTTTGCCGATGCACTTTACCTATTCCAAAACATTACAATTAGTGCAATTCTATTTATAAAACGCTCAAAATTTGAGCGTACATTGGTTGTCGTGCTTATTCTCTTAGCTTTTGTAAGTCGGTTTGAAGAACTATTTATAGCTCACCGAATGTCATTTGTATTTCCTTTAACTTACCTATTTTATTTTTTCTTGGTGAGTAATAGAATCTATATGGACATTCTTCGCCTACGAATGGTTGATATAGATTTAATTTCAGCAGTCTTTTGTGGGTTTATATTGATGGGAGTTTTGGGAGCTATTATTTTTATGAGCATTGACAATGCTGCTACAGCTTTTGACGGAATTGACAACCAATTTTTCCCCGACTTTCTGTATTTCAGTTTTATCACCTTGCTCACTATCGGTTACGGAGATATAAGTCCTGCAACAGATGTTTCTAGAAGGCTAGTAGTATTATTTGGTTTAATAGGAAATTTTTACACAGTCTTTGTTACCGCAATTGTTATTGGTAAGTATCAGTCTCAGAGTAGCTTGAGGAGGAGAAGAAAAAGGAGACGAAAACGAAAATAA
- a CDS encoding ExbD/TolR family protein: MIKKKKSRPAADVDSSSMADIAFLLLIFFLVTSTIASDKGLAVMLPPKVETTDVKIKERNIFNILVNSEDMILAENNPAEVGEIREQVKAFITNNGKDPKSSEEPNKAIISLKTDRGTSYEIYIALRNELSRAYTELRAAHLKMSVESYKALDPNNPAHKAMIKDAKDAYKNLVSDAEPSEAGK; this comes from the coding sequence ATGATTAAAAAGAAAAAGTCAAGACCTGCAGCAGATGTCGATTCGTCGTCGATGGCAGATATTGCTTTCCTTTTGTTGATCTTCTTTCTTGTAACATCTACTATCGCTTCAGATAAAGGTTTGGCAGTAATGCTACCTCCTAAAGTGGAAACAACAGATGTTAAAATTAAAGAAAGAAACATCTTCAACATTCTCGTGAACTCTGAGGATATGATCCTTGCCGAGAATAATCCAGCAGAAGTAGGTGAGATCAGAGAGCAAGTAAAAGCTTTTATTACTAACAATGGTAAGGATCCAAAGTCTTCTGAGGAGCCAAATAAAGCTATTATTTCTCTAAAAACTGACCGTGGTACTAGCTACGAGATTTATATTGCGTTAAGAAATGAGTTGTCTCGTGCTTATACTGAGCTTAGAGCAGCACATTTGAAAATGTCTGTAGAGTCATACAAAGCTCTTGATCCGAATAATCCGGCTCATAAAGCGATGATTAAAGACGCTAAAGACGCTTATAAAAACCTCGTTTCTGATGCCGAGCCTTCAGAAGCTGGAAAATAA
- a CDS encoding ExbD/TolR family protein: MSKFSKKSKDEPKISTAALPDIVFMLLFFFMVSTVFKSGDLLVKNSLPAASEITKLEKKSLVTEIYVGAPIDQAKYGKEPVIQLNGAVSSPDNIPLFVAQEKDKLDEAVRDKITMSLKVDREVKMGIISDIRSKLRDANALKVNYSANPGRPL, encoded by the coding sequence ATGTCTAAATTCTCGAAGAAATCAAAAGATGAGCCTAAAATTTCGACGGCTGCTCTTCCTGATATCGTATTTATGCTTCTTTTCTTCTTCATGGTATCTACAGTATTCAAAAGTGGTGACCTTCTAGTTAAGAACTCACTACCTGCGGCTTCTGAGATTACAAAACTTGAGAAGAAATCATTGGTTACTGAAATTTATGTAGGTGCACCAATTGACCAAGCTAAGTATGGTAAAGAGCCAGTTATTCAGTTGAATGGGGCGGTATCAAGTCCTGATAACATTCCTTTGTTTGTTGCTCAGGAAAAAGATAAGCTTGACGAGGCAGTTAGAGACAAGATTACGATGTCTCTTAAGGTGGACAGAGAAGTAAAAATGGGTATTATTTCAGATATCCGTAGTAAACTAAGAGATGCGAATGCGCTTAAAGTTAACTACTCTGCAAACCCTGGTAGACCTCTTTAA
- a CDS encoding aldo/keto reductase codes for MVIENLRANCKLNNGVRMPYMGLGVYLSEEGEEVINAVKWALKAGYRSIDTAAIYKNEEGVGKAIQESEVPREEIFLTTKIWNADQGYQSTIDAFNKSLKKLNTDYVDLLLIHWPVKGKYVDTWKALEKIYHDGKARAIGVSNFLQHQLEDILKVADITPMVNQIEFHPELQQPALLEFCKANKIQVEAWAPMMQGKIFEVPEIKALAEKYGKSPAHIVLRWDVQMGVVTIPKSVKEHRIIENANIFDFELSDEDMLIIKGLDKNKRIGPDPDNFDF; via the coding sequence ATGGTAATTGAAAATCTACGAGCAAACTGTAAACTGAACAATGGTGTACGTATGCCTTATATGGGATTGGGCGTATACCTGAGTGAAGAAGGTGAGGAAGTCATCAATGCAGTAAAATGGGCATTGAAAGCAGGATATAGAAGTATAGACACTGCTGCAATATATAAAAATGAAGAAGGCGTTGGGAAAGCAATCCAAGAGTCTGAAGTTCCTCGTGAAGAAATCTTCTTAACGACTAAAATCTGGAATGCAGATCAAGGCTATCAGAGTACGATAGATGCATTTAACAAAAGCCTTAAAAAGTTAAATACAGATTATGTAGACCTTTTGCTTATCCATTGGCCTGTTAAAGGTAAATATGTAGATACTTGGAAAGCTTTAGAGAAAATTTATCATGATGGGAAAGCAAGAGCAATTGGGGTAAGTAACTTCCTTCAGCACCAACTAGAAGATATTTTGAAGGTGGCTGACATCACTCCAATGGTCAATCAAATTGAATTTCACCCAGAACTTCAACAACCTGCTCTTTTAGAATTCTGCAAAGCAAATAAAATTCAGGTTGAAGCATGGGCTCCTATGATGCAAGGCAAAATATTTGAAGTTCCAGAAATTAAAGCTTTAGCTGAAAAATATGGAAAATCACCTGCACATATTGTTTTAAGATGGGATGTTCAGATGGGAGTTGTCACTATTCCTAAATCGGTGAAAGAGCATAGAATTATTGAAAATGCTAATATTTTCGATTTTGAGCTTTCAGATGAAGATATGCTCATCATCAAAGGATTAGATAAAAATAAAAGAATAGGCCCTGATCCTGATAACTTCGATTTCTAG
- a CDS encoding MotA/TolQ/ExbB proton channel family protein, whose product MKRVFALLMLVCALSFGLVPNTYAQEGADVEEVASEQVDSTAVAGDSTEVAAVEEVVEEEAPAPVVEKTFHQEVKQKFIEGGWDFMSAVLACLIFGLAVAIERIITLNLATTNTKKLLENVETALNEGGVDQAIEVTKATRGPVASIFTQGLMRASEGVEMVEKSVVAYGSVEMGRLEKGLVWISLCIALAPMLGFMGTVIGMIGAFDAIEAAGDISPALVAGGIKVALLTTVGGLIVGAILQVFYNYCVSKIDSIVNQMEDASISLIDVLIKYELSKK is encoded by the coding sequence ATGAAAAGAGTATTTGCATTATTGATGCTGGTTTGTGCCTTGTCTTTCGGACTTGTTCCAAATACTTACGCACAAGAAGGAGCAGACGTGGAAGAAGTAGCGTCTGAGCAAGTAGATAGCACTGCAGTAGCAGGTGATAGCACTGAAGTTGCAGCTGTAGAAGAGGTAGTTGAAGAGGAAGCTCCAGCTCCTGTAGTAGAAAAAACTTTCCACCAAGAGGTTAAACAAAAGTTTATTGAAGGTGGATGGGACTTTATGTCAGCTGTATTGGCATGTTTGATCTTCGGTTTGGCTGTAGCTATCGAGCGTATCATTACTTTGAACCTTGCTACTACAAACACTAAGAAACTTTTGGAAAATGTAGAAACTGCATTGAACGAAGGTGGTGTTGACCAAGCAATCGAAGTAACTAAAGCAACAAGAGGTCCAGTTGCATCAATCTTCACACAAGGTTTGATGAGAGCTTCTGAAGGCGTAGAAATGGTTGAAAAATCAGTAGTTGCTTACGGTTCAGTAGAAATGGGTCGTTTGGAAAAAGGTCTAGTTTGGATCTCTCTATGTATCGCTCTTGCTCCAATGTTAGGTTTCATGGGTACAGTAATCGGTATGATTGGTGCATTCGATGCTATTGAAGCAGCAGGTGATATCTCTCCAGCCCTAGTAGCCGGTGGTATTAAAGTAGCACTTTTGACTACAGTAGGTGGTTTGATCGTAGGTGCGATCCTTCAAGTATTCTACAACTACTGTGTATCTAAGATTGATTCTATCGTTAACCAAATGGAAGATGCTTCAATCTCTTTGATCGACGTACTTATCAAGTACGAACTTTCTAAGAAGTAA